From the genome of Ptychodera flava strain L36383 chromosome 20, AS_Pfla_20210202, whole genome shotgun sequence, one region includes:
- the LOC139120590 gene encoding mucin-2-like, producing MPLYGNIVVIKRNGSDGARFPLTNTTCLLGRNNDCDIRIQLPNVSKEHCRIEINQNDEVFLTNLSQVNPTLINRKAIRGQEQVKHMDIFTIIDRSFRFEFPAGSKHRMTPKKMTPAKKPMLSSNTPASPIAPPGKTPTKMPMMDPIVTPPVPTEVAPDNSKSKTPGKPKTPKTANKTPKSANGKPVSSDETTKSSNVNPSVALPQQTTDTSEKNSEPSSVQEPSKEASPKQPDVSSQAKVKTPKSTKKATPAKAKTPEPTKKATPAKVKTPEPTKKATPAKVKTPEPMAKATPAKAETPEPAKKATPAKTKTPEQPKKATPAKSKTPEPTKKATPAKSKTPEPTKKATPAKAKTPEPTKKATPAKSKTPEPTKKATPAKSKTPEPTKKATPAKVKTPESAKKATQAKESLEEAKTKSEEKTPEQSSNKRLGSSTKKGSAKNRKFKLQIERYTIWKSSSTSTTPLKNSISLLRRRSAPVKEVDENVPSPKVAKASPKASPKTEKRATPKTKGTANEKTPSSGQKRKSTSSVAPSAKRKRVSFGPNLSPEHFDKRLPPNTPIRRGSAPPRRRSSPGKSPRAVTPVTKRGRMSIVATPGTAPIIEESPKVKTPTPKKSPKASPKQSPKQKATPSPKSKTPVSIKKASPKVSPAAKSQSPKGGKSPDKTQTPVKSPKSAKKTVPAKVTPKKDSTPKPKVTTPAKSADESFTGLTELFATPSTARGRRSSVAKVTETKVKSPRSSSPTGKVKTPTKSPKKVKTPKKEALADVSFTGLSEMLKTPSPAKGSRVSGGKVVKPSPKKTPKKSPKVTPKSAKKNISKSAKKNTPKSAKKNTPKSAKKNTPKSAKKSPKVKSPAQKTLTSPIQKRSTPAGKTPKSTKGKTPKGKTPKNWADIVKRGKPQQQQGGLAKVAMVQAAKRRQVAVNKYLEYVRRGATPAKARLLSGVKTTGHAASPATIVIGKTKKRAITPKLAKRPRKGRKTPVKQIGSPAPADESFTGMADMFNTPSPKSAKKLQRTPRLENKRTPRTPRSATRTPMTPISPSDLQTPEGPGEMAVSPLSTPGSARRTATPVRMMSPLRPTKTPSKVGMTVRSQPTPKKTPKVKSTPRRESVERMMSPLVPSKTPTKMAKPVKAKPTPRKLTPEGMLSPLVPSKTPTKMAKPVKAKPTPKRLQSPEKMMSPLKPTKTPSKTGKSVKPANTPTSAAKASRKSMGLTGVSRILKTPKEKNEPVTGMTGFDRLVKSPKSKRKSVAGDYGITRLTKSPKEKRESIVGTTGFARLVKSPKAKSQPVEDFIGLARIMKSPRQKAQPVEDFEGVAELLKSPKSKTPKQKTPAKATKRKREEPLVSPPVTKKAKIQATPAKAAIPAKDVKTPTTKNPSPVKATSVRGKRKGAKATKTPIKRTKRGQATSEVVSSPAKTPKSKSQSVAKKTPEKKSSPSPAAKKKSTRGKKVEAVTKAADKTSPVKEKTPEKRRTRRGATKAATPVKSPKPTKKATRGKKVVPTPVKSKTPEEKQPQPTPAKSSRGKKAAPPTPQPQPTPAKSRRGKKVSPPTPEPQPTPAKSRRGKKVSPPTPEPQPTPAKSRRGKKVAPPTPEPQPTPAKTRRGKKVAPPTPESNPTPAKTRRGKKVAPPTPEPQPTPAKSRRGKKAAPPTPEPQPTPAKSRRGKKVAPPTPEPQPTPAKSRRGKKVAPPTPEPQPTPAKSRRGKKATLPTPSKPSTAKPDKDVQPMVTKPEASPVKARRGTRAKPASPVKANTPVKTTRRGTKRSAPTEPKESPAKKPSQTMAEPSPKKTRNTRNAKKAASPVKTTTPKGKTNKRAAPESLPSPSPKKARTTRSKAAVESPKPAKGKTTKGKTAASAKKTAKPAEKITASPAQTRRTLRSRRK from the exons ATGCCATTGTATGGAAACATTGTTGTAATAAAACGTAATGGTTCTGATGGAGCTCGTTTTCCCCTGACTAACACTACCTGTCTTCTTGGAAG GAACAATGACTGTGATATACGTATCCAGTTACCCAATGTATCCAAGGAACATTGCAGAAttgaaatcaatcaaaatgatGAG GTTTTCCTGACAAATTTGAGCCAAGTGAATCCAACACTAATCAATAGAAAGGCCATCCGGGGCCAGGAACAAGTCAAACACATGGATATCTTCACTATCATTGACAGGTCATTCAG GTTTGAATTCCCAGCTGGATCAAAACACCGTATGACACCAAAGAAGATGACGCCAGCCAAGAAACCCATGCTAAGCTCCAATACACCGGCTTCTCCAATTGCTCCACCCGGTAAGACTCCAACCAAGATGCCAATGATGGACCCAATTGTAACCCCACCAGTCCCAACTGAAGTTGCTCCAGACAACAGCAAATCCAAGACACCAGGCAAACCTAAAACTCCTAAAACTGCCAACAAGACTCCTAAAAGTGCTAATGGAAAGCCAG tttcttctgATGAGACAACAAAATCAAGCAATGTGAATCCCAGTGTTGCATTGCCCCAGCAAACCACTGATACATCAGAGAAGAATTCTGAACCATCCAGTGTTCAGGAGCCATCAAAAGAAGCAAGCCCAAAACAGCCAGATGTATCATCCCAGGCTAAAGTCAAAACTCCAAAATCAACCAAGAAGGCTACCCCAGCCAAAGCAAAGACTCCGGAACCTACCAAGAAAGCCACACCGGCAAAAGTCAAGACCCCCGAACCAACCAAGAAAGCCACCCCAGCCAAAGTCAAGACCCCAGAACCAATGGCAAAGGCAACACCAGCCAAAGCTGAGACACCAGAGCCAGCCAAGAAAGCTACGCCAGCCAAAACTAAAACCCCTGAACAACCAAAGAAGGCTACCCCGGCCAAATCAAAGACGCCAGAACCAACCAAGAAAGCCACGCCCGCCAAATCCAAGACACCAGAACCAACCAAGAAAGCCACCCCGGCCAAGGCAAAAACTCCAGAACCAACCAAGAAAGCCACGCCCGCCAAATCCAAGACGCCAGAACCAACCAAGAAAGCCACCCCAGCCAAATCCAAGACACCAGAACCAACTAAGAAAGCCACCCCAGCCAAAGTCAAGACACCAGAGTCAGCCAAGAAGGCTACACAAGCAAAAGAGAGTCTTGAAGAAGCAAAAACTAAATCTGAGGAAAAGACGCCGGAGCAAAGTTCAAATAAAAGGCTTGGAAGTTCAACAAAGAAAGGGAGTGCTAAG AACAGGAAATTCAAACTGCAAATAGAAC GGTACACCATTTGGAAGTCCTCGTCAACATCTACTACTCCTTTGAAGAATAGCATTAGTCTTCTACGCAGACGATCTGCTCCTGTCAAAGAGGTCGATGAGAATGTCCCATCTCCCAAAGTTGCCAAGGCTTCACCAAAAGCATCACCTAAAACTGAGAAACGAGCCACACCAAAAACCAAGG GGACTGCTAATGAAAAGACACCTTCATCCGGTCAAAAGCGAAAATCGACAAGCAGTGTTGCCCCGAGTGCAAAACGCAAGAGGGTATCATTTGGACCAAATCTTAGTCCAGAGCACTTTGACAAGCGACTTCCTCCGAACACCCCAATCCGTCGTGGTTCTGCACCTCCAAGACGTAGATCATCGCCTGGCAAATCCCCAAGAGCGGTAACACCTGTCACCAAGCGAGGAAGGATGTCCATTGTTGCAACACCAGGCACTGCACCAATCATTGAGGAATCACCTAAGGTTAAAACACCAACTCCTAAGAAATCACCGAAAGCCAGTCCCAAGCAGTCTCCCAAACAGAAAGCAACACCCTCCCCTAAATCCAAGACACCTGTGTCTATCAAGAAAGCAAGTCCAAAGGTGTCCCCAGCAGCCAAGTCTCAAAGTCCAAAGGGAGGAAAATCTCCTGACAAGACCCAGACACCTGTAAAATCACCAAAGTCTGCAAAGAAGACTGTTCCAGCTAAAGTGACGCCAAAGAAAGACTCCACCCCAAAACCAAAAGTGACAACACCTGCCAAATCTGCTGATGAGAGTTTTACTGGTTTAACTGAGCTGTTCGCTACACCATCAACAGCTAGAGGAAGACGCAGCAGTGTTGCTAAGGTGACTGAAACAAAGGTCAAAAGTCCAAGGTCATCATCACCAACTGGAAAGGTCAAAACGCCAACTAAATCACCCAAAAAGGTGAAAACTCCTAAGAAAGAAGCATTAGCTGATGTCAGCTTCACTGGTTTGTCAGAAATGTTGAAGACTCCATCGCCAGCTAAAGGTAGCAGAGTCAGTGGTGGTAAAGTAGTCAAGCCTTCACCAAAGAAGACACccaaaaaatcaccaaaagtcaCTCCAAAATCTGCCAAGAAGAATATTTCCAAATCTGCCAAGAAGAATACTCCAAAATCTGCCAAGAAAAACACTCCCAAATCTGCCAAGAAAAACACTCCCAAATCTGCCAAGAAATCACCCAAAGTCAAGTCCCCTGCTCAAAAGACACTGACTTCACCAATCCAGAAAAGATCAACACCTGCGGGTAAA ACCCCCAAGTCCACTAAGGGCAAAACACCAAAGGGAAAGACTCCTAAGAACTGGGCCGACATTGTCAAGAGAGGCAAACCACAGCAGCAACAAGGTGGATTAGCAAAGGTTGCCATGGTACAAGCTGCCAAAAGACGACAAGTAgctgtaaataaatatttggaATATGTCAGAAGAGGAGCCACACCAGCTAAG GCAAGGTTGCTGTCAGGAGTCAAAACTACAGGTCATGCAGCTTCCCCAGCTACAATTGTCATCGGTAAGACAAAGAAGAGAGCCATAACTCCAAAACTGGCCAAGCGCCCTCGTAAGGGGAGGAAGACTCCAGTCAAACAGATTGGATCTCCTGCTCCAGCTGATGAAAGCTTCACGGGAATGGCTGATATGTTCAACACTCCCTCACCTAAGTCTGCAAAGAAGCTACAAAGAACCCCTAGGTTAGAAAACAAGAGGACACCAAGAACCCCCAGGTCGGCAACAAGAACACCCATGACCCCCATAAGTCCTTCTGATCTGCAGACACCAGAAGGTCCAGGTGAAATGGCCGTCTCACCACTTTCAACGCCCGGATCTGCAAGAAGAACTGCCACGCCTGTTAGGATGATGTCACCACTTAGACCAACGAAGACGCCAAGCAAAGTGGGTATGACAGTGCGTAGTCAGCCAACACCCAAGAAAACACCAAAAGTAAAGTCAACACCAAGGAGAGAAAGTGTGGAAAGAATGATGTCTCCACTTGTTCCCAGCAAAACACCAACTAAGATGGCAAAACCAGTTAAGGCCAAACCAACTCCGCGTAAGCTTACCCCAGAGGGAATGTTATCACCACTAGTACCCAGCAAAACACCTACCAAGATGGCAAAACCAGTTAAGGCTAAACCAACACCGAAGAGACTTCAGTCACCAGAAAAGATGATGTCACCACTGAAACCTACAAAGACACCATCAAAGACTGGCAAGTCTGTAAAGCCTGCTAACACACCAACGAGTGCAGCCAAGGCAAGTCGTAAGAGCATGGGTCTGACTGGTGTGTCACGCATTCTGAAAACACCAAAGGAAAAGAACGAGCCAGTCACTGGGATGACTGGCTTTGACAGGCTTGTCAAGTCTCCTAAGAGTAAAAGAAAGTCCGTTGCTGGTGATTATGGAATCACCAGGCTGACAAAATCACCCAAAGAGAAGAGAGAGTCAATTGTTGGTACAACTGGATTTGCAAGACTAGTGAAATCACCAAAAGCAAAGTCACAGCCAGTTGAAGATTTCATTGGTTTGGCAAGAATTATGAAGTCTCCTCGACAAAAAGCTCAGCCTGTTGAGGATTTTGAAGGTGTTGCTGAATTGTTGAAAAGTCCAAAGTCCAAAACCCCTAAACAGAAAACACCGGCAAAGGCGACAAAGAGAAAACGGGAAGAACCACTGGTTTCTCCTCCAGTCACCAAGAAAGCCAAGATTCAGGCAACTCCAGCTAAAGCTGCAATCCCAGCAAAAGATGTCAAAACTCCTACTACCAAGAATCCTAGTCCTGTCAAAGCTACAAGTGTCAGAGGAAAAAGAAAGGGTGCTAAGGCCACTAAAACACCTATAAAAAGAACAAAGAGAGGGCAGGCAACATCAGAGGTTGTGTCTTCACCAGCCAAGACACCAAAGTCAAAGAGCCAATCAGTGGCAAAGAAAACTCCTGAAAAGAAATCAAGTCCTTCACCAGCAGCAAAGAAGAAATCCACTCGTGGAAAAAAGGTTGAAGCTGTCACAAAGGCTGCAGACAAGACTTCACCAGTGAAAGAAAAGACACCGGAGAAAAGACGTACTCGTCGTGGAGCTACCAAGGCCGCAACACCTGTGAAATCACCTAAACCAACTAAGAAAGCTACACGTGGCAAGAAGGTGGTGCCTACACCTGTAAAATCCAAGACACCAGAAGAGAAACAACCACAGCCAACCCCAGCTAAGTCTAGCAGGGGAAAGAAAGCTGCCCCTCCGACACCACAACCCCAGCCTACCCCAGCCAAGTCTCGCAGAGGGAAGAAGGTTTCTCCTCCAACACCTGAACCCCAGCCCACCCCGGCTAAGTCTCGCAGAGGGAAGAAGGTTTCTCCTCCAACACCTGAACCCCAGCCTACCCCAGCCAAGTCTCGCAGAGGGAAGAAGGTTGCCCCTCCAACACCTGAACCCCAACCAACCCCAGCTAAGACTCGTAGGGGAAAGAAGGTTGCCCCTCCAACACCTGAATCCAATCCAACCCCAGCTAAGACTCGTAGAGGGAAGAAAGTTGCCCCTCCGACACCTGAACCCCAGCCCACCCCGGCTAAGTCTCGCAGAGGGAAGAAGGCTGCCCCTCCAACACCTGAACCCCAGCCAACCCCGGCTAAGTCTCGTAGAGGGAAGAAGGTTGCCCCTCCAACACCTGAACCCCAGCCAACCCCGGCTAAGTCTCGTAGAGGGAAGAAGGTTGCCCCTCCAACACCTGAACCCCAGCCAACCCCGGCTAAGTCTCGTAGAGGGAAGAAAGCTACCCTTCCAACACCATCAAAGCCTAGTACAGCAAAACCTGATAAAGACGTACAGCCAATGGTGACAAAGCCAGAAGCATCACCAGTGAAGGCAAGAAGAGGTACAAGAGCCAAGCCAGCATCTCCTGTTAAAGCAAACACCCCAGTAAAGACAACCAGGCGTGGTACCAAACGGAGTGCACCCACTGAACCAAAAGAAAGCCCTGCAAAGAAGCCTTCTCAAACCATGGCAGAACCATCACCAAAGAAAACTAGAAATACAAGAAATGCAAAGAAAGCTGCCTCTCCAGTCAAGACAACCACCCCTAAAGGAAAGACAAACAAGAGAGCTGCTCCTGAAAGCCTACCCTCCCCATCACCAAAAAAGGCTCGTACTACAAGATCCAAAGCAGCTGTAGAAAGTCCAAAACCAGCAAAGGGTAAGACAACTAAAGGCAAGACTGCTGCCTCTGCTAAGAAAACAGCCAAGCCTGCTGAGAAAATCACAGCATCTCCAGCACAGACTAGGAGAACTCTCAGATCCAGAAGAAAATAA